The following are from one region of the Geoalkalibacter subterraneus genome:
- the tolQ gene encoding protein TolQ, with protein MFELILDAGPVVKLVLVILVYFSVVSWAIIFYKWRVVYRALADSERFLDFFWAKKRFDAIGQGLRDFPHTPLTTLFREGYQEMVKGRQRREGEDPGADFGFGGNVERALRRATTSEIQRLEKFLPFLATTGSTAPFIGLFGTVWGIMDAFHGIGESGSASLAVVAPGISEALVATAIGLAAAIPAVVGYNHFIAKVNNLTNEMDNFSQEFLNIVDRMGRR; from the coding sequence TTGTTCGAGCTGATTCTCGACGCCGGGCCGGTAGTCAAGCTGGTCCTGGTGATACTGGTTTATTTCTCCGTCGTATCCTGGGCCATCATATTTTACAAGTGGCGGGTGGTTTACCGCGCTCTGGCTGATTCAGAGCGTTTCCTCGATTTTTTCTGGGCGAAAAAACGCTTTGACGCCATCGGCCAGGGATTGCGTGATTTTCCTCATACTCCCCTGACCACCCTGTTTCGGGAAGGGTATCAGGAAATGGTCAAGGGGCGGCAGCGCCGTGAAGGGGAGGACCCCGGGGCCGATTTCGGGTTCGGCGGCAATGTGGAACGCGCCCTGCGACGGGCAACCACTTCCGAGATTCAACGGCTGGAAAAATTTCTGCCCTTTCTCGCCACCACTGGCTCCACCGCACCCTTTATCGGGCTGTTCGGCACCGTGTGGGGGATTATGGATGCATTTCACGGCATCGGTGAAAGTGGCAGCGCCTCGCTGGCAGTGGTGGCGCCCGGTATCTCCGAGGCCCTTGTTGCAACAGCCATCGGTCTGGCGGCGGCGATTCCGGCGGTGGTCGGCTACAATCACTTCATTGCCAAGGTGAATAACCTGACCAACGAGATGGATAATTTCAGCCAGGAATTCCTCAACATCGTTGACCGCATGGGAAGGCGCTAG
- the folE2 gene encoding GTP cyclohydrolase FolE2 yields the protein MAEMPDLQQSPDTRNVAIDKVGVKNIRYPIVVSDKSKVRQHTVARVNMYVDLPHHFKGTHMSRFIEVLNLYHGEISIESLDTILHEMKKRLEASRAYLELDFPYFIEKTAPVSGAVGLMEYQCRMLGILGEKQDFVLGVTVPVTSLCPCSREISARGAHNQRSLISVQIRYRDHVWIEDLVGWLEECASAPVYSLLKREDEKAVTEQAYDNPMFVEDIVRAVTVRLSSIARITWFQVECENFESIHNHSAYALVEHREQR from the coding sequence ATGGCAGAGATGCCCGATCTGCAGCAGTCCCCCGATACCCGCAACGTTGCCATCGACAAGGTCGGCGTGAAAAATATCCGCTATCCCATCGTGGTAAGCGACAAGAGCAAGGTGCGCCAGCACACCGTGGCGCGGGTCAACATGTATGTGGATCTGCCCCATCACTTCAAGGGCACCCACATGAGCCGTTTCATCGAGGTGCTCAATCTCTATCACGGTGAGATCAGCATCGAGAGCCTCGACACCATTCTGCACGAGATGAAAAAACGCCTCGAAGCGAGCCGTGCCTACCTGGAGCTGGATTTCCCCTATTTCATCGAGAAAACAGCGCCGGTTTCCGGGGCGGTCGGTTTGATGGAGTATCAATGCCGCATGCTGGGGATCCTGGGGGAAAAGCAGGATTTCGTGCTGGGGGTGACGGTACCGGTGACATCCCTGTGCCCCTGTTCGCGCGAGATCAGTGCCCGTGGTGCCCATAACCAGCGCAGCCTGATCAGCGTGCAGATACGCTATCGCGACCACGTCTGGATTGAAGACCTGGTCGGCTGGCTCGAGGAGTGCGCCAGCGCTCCTGTTTACTCTCTGCTCAAGCGCGAAGATGAGAAGGCGGTGACGGAGCAGGCCTATGACAACCCCATGTTTGTGGAGGATATCGTGCGTGCGGTGACCGTGCGCCTGTCCTCCATCGCCCGCATCACCTGGTTTCAGGTGGAATGTGAGAATTTTGAATCGATCCACAACCACTCCGCCTATGCCCTGGTTGAGCACAGGGAACAGCGATGA
- a CDS encoding PAS domain-containing protein, which yields MRSVKLLILNTFIAALVLGLVFSWHYHNAMAKGEKEFFSQQMRLARQSALLIEQQSEGVAPETVMVQLFGDRSQGLLGNNQIAFYSREKQSFSQPANLPAPLMPPLESSRDLAQRLQRGAHGSLSVDSEKGRLLLTFLPLDHKTTLVVAAARDEALAPIKFMGRSLWLLVLLLPAVFLMALPFRREHSETGGVENSEIDSESMSDLKDQNRLLEQENSMLSVARREYQLLVEGSNIGLARLNSNGQIQFCSHALLDLAGCRRQDITGRNLLDLDIFSAADQEILRNAVAEVREGIPARPVITTLHPGETDNSVEVYFSPLHIEGTLTGMIAWLRPVDGRLNLSAQAG from the coding sequence ATGCGCTCAGTTAAACTTCTGATTTTAAACACCTTCATTGCAGCTCTGGTGCTCGGCCTTGTTTTTTCCTGGCATTATCACAATGCAATGGCAAAGGGAGAAAAAGAGTTTTTTTCCCAACAGATGCGTCTTGCACGTCAAAGTGCACTTTTGATCGAACAACAAAGTGAGGGTGTCGCGCCTGAAACGGTCATGGTGCAGTTGTTCGGCGATCGCAGCCAGGGGCTGCTGGGGAATAATCAGATCGCCTTTTACAGCCGTGAAAAACAGAGCTTCTCGCAACCTGCGAATTTACCGGCACCATTGATGCCGCCTCTGGAAAGCAGTCGCGATCTGGCCCAACGCCTGCAGCGCGGCGCTCATGGAAGCCTTTCTGTTGATTCGGAAAAGGGCAGGCTCCTGTTGACGTTTCTGCCCCTGGATCATAAAACAACGCTGGTTGTGGCTGCTGCACGAGATGAGGCTCTAGCGCCGATAAAATTTATGGGACGGTCCCTCTGGCTTCTGGTATTGCTGCTGCCAGCAGTGTTTTTGATGGCACTGCCCTTCAGGCGCGAACATTCTGAGACCGGCGGGGTGGAAAATAGCGAGATTGATTCTGAGTCGATGTCCGACCTGAAGGATCAAAACCGGTTGCTGGAGCAGGAAAATTCCATGCTGTCTGTTGCCCGCCGTGAATATCAACTGCTGGTTGAAGGGAGCAACATCGGGCTGGCGCGTCTCAATTCCAACGGTCAGATCCAGTTCTGCAGTCATGCCCTGCTTGACCTGGCGGGGTGCCGGCGTCAGGACATTACTGGTCGCAACCTGCTCGATCTTGATATTTTCTCCGCAGCGGATCAGGAAATTCTGCGCAATGCCGTGGCAGAGGTGCGTGAAGGCATTCCGGCCAGGCCGGTGATCACAACTCTTCATCCGGGGGAAACGGATAACTCGGTGGAAGTTTATTTCTCTCCTCTTCACATCGAAGGAACCCTGACCGGCATGATTGCATGGTTGCGCCCCGTTGATGGAAGGCTGAATCTCTCCGCTCAAGCCGGCTGA
- the queC gene encoding 7-cyano-7-deazaguanine synthase QueC, with the protein MKKAVVLYSGGLDSTTCMAIARSEGFTPYALSFAYGQRHSIELQKAREYAPRIGAADHLVVEVDLRRIGGSALTTDLEVPKAGVEPDEIPVTYVPARNTVFLSFALGWAEVLGAFDIFIGVNALDYSGYPDCRPEYIASFEQTANLATRAAVQGEGRYRIHAPLIDLTKGEIIRRGMELGVDYSLTHSCYDPTPEGLACGTCDSCRLRLKGFAEAGVSDPVTYR; encoded by the coding sequence ATGAAAAAAGCCGTTGTTCTTTACAGTGGCGGGCTTGATTCGACCACCTGTATGGCCATCGCCCGCAGTGAGGGATTTACCCCTTACGCCCTGTCTTTTGCCTACGGGCAGCGCCATTCGATCGAGCTGCAGAAGGCCCGCGAATATGCGCCGCGCATCGGCGCCGCCGACCACCTGGTGGTCGAGGTGGACCTGCGCCGCATCGGCGGCAGCGCCTTGACCACCGACCTTGAAGTGCCCAAGGCCGGGGTAGAGCCCGATGAGATCCCGGTCACCTATGTGCCGGCGCGCAATACCGTTTTTCTCTCCTTTGCGCTGGGCTGGGCCGAGGTGCTGGGGGCCTTCGATATCTTCATCGGCGTCAACGCCCTGGACTATTCCGGCTATCCCGACTGCCGCCCGGAGTATATCGCCTCCTTCGAACAGACCGCCAATCTGGCTACCCGCGCCGCCGTGCAGGGAGAAGGACGCTATCGTATCCATGCGCCCCTGATCGACCTGACCAAGGGCGAGATCATCCGCCGGGGCATGGAGCTGGGGGTGGATTATTCGTTGACACACTCCTGCTACGATCCCACCCCGGAGGGGCTGGCCTGCGGCACCTGCGATTCCTGCCGCCTGCGCCTCAAAGGCTTCGCCGAAGCCGGAGTCAGCGACCCGGTCACTTATCGTTGA
- the pyk gene encoding pyruvate kinase: MFRRTKIVATVGPASADKEQLRALMEAGADVFRLNFSHGSHADKAQWIKDIRELSVQRRQAVGILGDLQGPKIRAGLMAGGAMLLETGQQVVLTTRDVLGTDGVIPTTYEALPRDVIVGNRILLDDGLLELEVLRVEDEDVFCRVKVGGVLKDRKGINLPGVKVSAPALTEKDVADLDFCIEHELDYVALSFVRHPRDIWELKNRLFQVKADPLVIAKIEKPEAVENFADILEACDGIMVARGDLGVEMQPEKVPLIQKNIIRACNAAGKPVITATQMLESMVSNPRPTRAETSDVANAILDGTDAVMLSAETASGSYPVEAVSLMARVAEDVETDPALRKVVFHPISENRGYRHLPEAIGQAACQVASTLDAAGILAFTQTGSTAALVAKFRPNVSIYAVTPAQKVRRRLALYAGIRSLRVDIEGDTEAQIRSVEKAVLDAGVLKRGEVVVITMGSPVSAPGTTNLMKVHRLGTGDFYEVH, translated from the coding sequence ATGTTCAGGCGAACCAAGATCGTTGCAACGGTAGGGCCGGCCTCTGCCGATAAAGAACAGCTGCGTGCTCTGATGGAGGCCGGGGCCGATGTGTTCCGGCTCAATTTTTCTCACGGTAGCCATGCTGATAAGGCACAGTGGATCAAGGATATCCGTGAGCTGTCCGTTCAGCGGCGCCAGGCGGTCGGAATCCTCGGCGATCTGCAGGGGCCCAAGATCCGCGCCGGCCTGATGGCGGGCGGTGCCATGCTGCTTGAAACCGGACAGCAGGTGGTTTTGACCACCCGCGATGTCCTGGGTACAGACGGTGTCATCCCCACGACTTACGAGGCACTGCCCCGTGATGTGATCGTCGGCAACCGGATCCTGCTGGATGACGGCCTGCTGGAACTGGAAGTTCTCAGGGTAGAAGATGAGGACGTCTTCTGCCGGGTTAAAGTCGGGGGCGTGCTTAAAGACCGCAAGGGGATCAACCTGCCGGGGGTCAAGGTCTCGGCTCCGGCCCTGACCGAAAAAGACGTGGCGGATCTCGATTTCTGCATTGAACACGAGCTCGATTATGTGGCTCTCTCCTTCGTGCGCCACCCCCGTGATATCTGGGAATTGAAAAACCGGCTGTTTCAGGTCAAGGCGGATCCGCTGGTGATTGCCAAAATCGAGAAACCGGAAGCGGTTGAGAATTTTGCCGACATTCTTGAAGCCTGTGACGGGATCATGGTGGCGCGCGGCGATCTCGGCGTGGAGATGCAGCCGGAGAAGGTGCCGCTGATTCAGAAAAATATCATCCGCGCCTGCAACGCCGCCGGAAAACCGGTGATTACCGCCACCCAGATGCTCGAGAGCATGGTCAGCAACCCGCGCCCGACCCGCGCCGAAACCTCCGATGTCGCCAATGCCATTCTCGATGGCACCGATGCGGTGATGCTTTCGGCGGAAACCGCCTCCGGCAGCTACCCGGTGGAAGCGGTTTCGCTGATGGCCCGGGTGGCCGAGGATGTGGAGACCGATCCCGCCCTGCGCAAGGTGGTCTTTCATCCCATCTCGGAAAACCGGGGCTATCGCCACCTGCCCGAGGCGATCGGCCAGGCCGCCTGCCAGGTGGCCTCAACCCTGGACGCTGCGGGCATACTCGCCTTCACTCAGACCGGCAGCACTGCGGCCCTGGTGGCCAAATTCCGGCCCAATGTCTCCATCTATGCGGTCACTCCCGCCCAGAAGGTTCGGCGGCGGCTGGCTCTCTATGCAGGAATCCGTTCTTTGCGGGTTGATATTGAGGGGGATACTGAAGCGCAGATCCGTTCCGTCGAAAAGGCGGTGCTTGATGCCGGCGTTCTCAAACGGGGCGAGGTCGTGGTCATTACCATGGGCAGCCCGGTTTCCGCTCCCGGGACCACCAATCTGATGAAGGTCCATCGTCTCGGCACCGGTGATTTTTATGAAGTGCATTGA